One window from the genome of Alphaproteobacteria bacterium CG11_big_fil_rev_8_21_14_0_20_39_49 encodes:
- a CDS encoding 8-amino-7-oxononanoate synthase codes for MNLKPDILSKINLDISDLKKENLFRQLHETSRTGGIHIIRDGRKLLSFSCNDYLGLSQNPKVKTAAIVAIEKYGTGSGASRFVTGNCPLYKELEQKLAQIKKTEAATVFGSGYLVNLGAIPAFMGVGDLIIADKLVHACLLDGAKLSGAKLMRFSHNSVEKCEELLQKYRDIYKNCIILTDHVFSMDGDVAPVNELYDLAEKYNAWLMTDDAHGFGILPNAKAHIQMGTLSKSAGCYGGYICASAEIVEYLQNKSRSLIYSTALPPSVLASAIEALGIIEQQKDKACKARTNARYFTELLGLPVAQSAIVPMIFGDEQKTITASKILEDEGYLVSAIRPPTVPKNTARLRFTFSSLHTKQNIDDIVSVIKQKLF; via the coding sequence ATGAATCTTAAACCTGATATATTATCCAAGATAAATTTAGATATTTCCGATTTAAAAAAAGAGAATCTTTTCCGACAATTGCATGAAACGTCAAGGACGGGCGGTATTCATATAATCCGTGACGGCAGGAAGTTACTTTCTTTTAGTTGTAATGATTATTTGGGGTTGTCGCAGAATCCTAAGGTAAAGACCGCTGCTATAGTTGCTATAGAAAAATACGGCACGGGTTCGGGGGCATCACGTTTTGTAACGGGCAATTGTCCGTTATATAAGGAACTTGAGCAAAAGCTTGCACAGATTAAGAAAACGGAGGCAGCTACGGTTTTCGGCAGCGGATATCTGGTAAATCTGGGTGCTATACCCGCATTTATGGGGGTAGGTGATTTGATAATCGCCGATAAGCTTGTACATGCCTGTTTGCTGGACGGGGCAAAATTGTCAGGTGCGAAGCTGATGCGTTTTAGTCATAATTCCGTGGAAAAATGTGAGGAGTTGCTGCAAAAATACCGTGATATCTACAAGAACTGTATAATACTTACCGACCATGTTTTTAGCATGGACGGAGATGTTGCTCCGGTAAATGAATTATACGATCTGGCAGAAAAATATAATGCGTGGCTGATGACCGATGATGCCCACGGATTCGGTATTTTACCTAATGCCAAGGCTCACATTCAGATGGGTACGTTATCGAAGTCAGCCGGCTGTTATGGCGGCTATATCTGTGCTTCCGCCGAGATAGTCGAGTATTTACAGAACAAGTCACGTTCGCTTATCTACTCGACTGCGTTGCCCCCTTCGGTGCTGGCATCGGCTATTGAGGCGTTGGGCATTATAGAGCAGCAAAAGGATAAAGCCTGTAAAGCCCGTACCAATGCACGTTATTTTACGGAACTTTTGGGGTTGCCTGTGGCACAAAGTGCCATAGTGCCGATGATATTCGGTGATGAGCAGAAAACTATTACCGCATCAAAGATATTGGAAGATGAGGGATATCTGGTATCTGCCATAAGACCGCCTACCGTACCTAAGAATACGGCAAGATTACGCTTTACATTTTCCTCGTTACATACTAAACAAAATATTGACGATATTGTATCGGTTATAAAGCAAAAGTTGTTTTAA